A stretch of Rhinopithecus roxellana isolate Shanxi Qingling chromosome 12, ASM756505v1, whole genome shotgun sequence DNA encodes these proteins:
- the FHL3 gene encoding four and a half LIM domains protein 3 isoform X1 produces MSESFDCAKCSESLYGRKYIQTDSGPYCVPCYDNTFANTCAECQQLIGHDSRELFYEDRHFHEGCFRCCRCQRSLADEPFTCQDSELLCNDCYCSAFSSQCSACGETVMPGSRKLEYGGQTWHEHCFLCSGCEQPLGSRSFVPDKGAHYCVPCYENKFAPRCARCSKTLTQGGVTYRDQPWHRECLVCTGCQTPLAGQQFTSRDEDPYCVTCFGELFAPKCSSCKRPIDSVEASMCPLKTDTGTTTASPAPAALPPWWAKASCRMETKCSARAVARQGPEPGSWTQAFPYHRPRTVAPFLNHLWDLAPSPQPKKMGCPLGSRIVSPLQHPQTGTP; encoded by the exons ATGAGCGAGTCATTTGACTGTGCAAAATGCAGTGAGTCCCTGTATGGACGCAAGTACATCCAGACAGACAGCGGCCCGTACTGTGTGCCCTGCTATGACAACACCTTTGCCAACACCTGCGCTGAGTGCCAGCAGCTTATCGGGCATGACTCGAGG GAGCTGTTCTATGAAGACCGCCATTTTCACGAGGGCTGCTTCCGCTGCTGCCGCTGCCAGCGCTCACTAGCCGATGAACCCTTCACCTGCCAGGACAGTGAGCTGCTCTGCAATGACTGCTACTGCAGTGCGTTTTCCTCGCAGTGCTCTGCCTGTGGGGAAACTGTCATGCCTG GGTCCCGGAAGCTGGAGTACGGAGGCCAGACATGGCATGAACACTGCTTCCTGTGCAGTGGCTGTGAGCAGCCGCTGGGCTCCCGTTCCTTTGTGCCTGACAAGGGTGCTCACTACTGCGTGCCCTGCTATGAGAACAAGTTTGCTCCTCGCTGCGCCCGCTGCAGCAAG ACGCTGACACAGGGTGGAGTGACATACCGTGATCAGCCCTGGCATCGAGAATGTCTGGTCTGTACCGGCTGCCAGACGCCCCTGGCAGGGCAGCAGTTCACGTCCCGGGATGAAGATCCCTACTGTGTGACCTGTTTTGGAGAACTCTTTGCACCTAAGTGCAGCAGCTGCAAGCGCCCCATC GACTCGGTGGAGGCAAGTATGTGTCCTTTGAAGACCGACACTGGCACCACAACTGCTTCTCCTGCGCCCGCTGCTCTACCTCCCTGGTGGGCCAAGGCTTCGTGCCGGATGGAGACCAAGTGCTCTGCCAGGGCTGTAGCCAGGCAGGGCCCTGAGCCAGGCTCCTGGACCCAGGCTTTCCCATACCACAGGCCCAGGACTGTGGCTCCTTTTCTAAACCACCTCTGGGACTTGGCCCCATCCCCGCAACCAAAAAAAATGGGTTGCCCTCTGGGCTCCAGGATTGTTTCCCCACTCCAGCATCCCCAAACTGGTACTCCCTGA
- the FHL3 gene encoding four and a half LIM domains protein 3 isoform X2, protein MSESFDCAKCSESLYGRKYIQTDSGPYCVPCYDNTFANTCAECQQLIGHDSRELFYEDRHFHEGCFRCCRCQRSLADEPFTCQDSELLCNDCYCSAFSSQCSACGETVMPGSRKLEYGGQTWHEHCFLCSGCEQPLGSRSFVPDKGAHYCVPCYENKFAPRCARCSKTLTQGGVTYRDQPWHRECLVCTGCQTPLAGQQFTSRDEDPYCVTCFGELFAPKCSSCKRPIVGLGGGKYVSFEDRHWHHNCFSCARCSTSLVGQGFVPDGDQVLCQGCSQAGP, encoded by the exons ATGAGCGAGTCATTTGACTGTGCAAAATGCAGTGAGTCCCTGTATGGACGCAAGTACATCCAGACAGACAGCGGCCCGTACTGTGTGCCCTGCTATGACAACACCTTTGCCAACACCTGCGCTGAGTGCCAGCAGCTTATCGGGCATGACTCGAGG GAGCTGTTCTATGAAGACCGCCATTTTCACGAGGGCTGCTTCCGCTGCTGCCGCTGCCAGCGCTCACTAGCCGATGAACCCTTCACCTGCCAGGACAGTGAGCTGCTCTGCAATGACTGCTACTGCAGTGCGTTTTCCTCGCAGTGCTCTGCCTGTGGGGAAACTGTCATGCCTG GGTCCCGGAAGCTGGAGTACGGAGGCCAGACATGGCATGAACACTGCTTCCTGTGCAGTGGCTGTGAGCAGCCGCTGGGCTCCCGTTCCTTTGTGCCTGACAAGGGTGCTCACTACTGCGTGCCCTGCTATGAGAACAAGTTTGCTCCTCGCTGCGCCCGCTGCAGCAAG ACGCTGACACAGGGTGGAGTGACATACCGTGATCAGCCCTGGCATCGAGAATGTCTGGTCTGTACCGGCTGCCAGACGCCCCTGGCAGGGCAGCAGTTCACGTCCCGGGATGAAGATCCCTACTGTGTGACCTGTTTTGGAGAACTCTTTGCACCTAAGTGCAGCAGCTGCAAGCGCCCCATCGTAG GACTCGGTGGAGGCAAGTATGTGTCCTTTGAAGACCGACACTGGCACCACAACTGCTTCTCCTGCGCCCGCTGCTCTACCTCCCTGGTGGGCCAAGGCTTCGTGCCGGATGGAGACCAAGTGCTCTGCCAGGGCTGTAGCCAGGCAGGGCCCTGA